The following coding sequences lie in one Heyndrickxia oleronia genomic window:
- a CDS encoding nitrate reductase subunit alpha produces the protein MSRKRSPLTNRLRYFSPTEKLNDNHSEVREGNREWEDVYRRRWQYDKVIRSTHGVNCTGSCSWNIFVKDGIVTWEGQNLNYPTTGPDMPDFEPRGCPRGASFSWYIYSPLRVKYPYIRGVLLLMWREALQAHSNPLEAWKSIIEDKEKAKQYKEARGKGGFMRADWEEASMLVAASLLYTVLKYGPDRNIGFSPIPAMSMLSYAGGSRFMHLMGAPMLSFYDWYADLPPASPQIWGDQTDVPESSDWYNSSYIITWGSNIPLTRTPDAHFLAEARYRGAKVISLSPDYAESTKFADDWLSVKQGTDGAIAMAMGHVILNEFYVQNQVNYFSNYVKKYTDFPFLVTLKKQDEGFIADRFLNANDIGRSTKNGEWKPVLMNDRSQKIAVPNGTMGSRWENNRKWNLHLQDEDSNEVIDPRLSLLGIEEKCVKLFIPYFGEGDTNVLERVVPIQTIKHDGETIYYTTVYDLMLANYGIDRGIGGIVAKSYDEDVPFTPKWQEKITGVKSEQIIKIAREFAQNAIDTNGRSMIIVGAGINHWFHSDTIYRAVLNLVLLVGAEGVNGGGWAHYVGQEKLRPVEGWQTIAMARDWQGPPRLQNGTSFFYFATDQWRYEDIPVSTQVSPVYGKPRYEHNADYNVMAARLGWLPSYPTFNANSLELYKQAKNAGNHTESEIAQYIAKQLKHRKLQFSIEDPDNEVNFPRNLIVWRANLISSSGKGHEYFLKHLLGATNGLLNDDSDSIRPEEIHWRDQAPEGKLDLLINLDFRMAGTALYSDVVLPASTWYEKHDLSSTDMHPFVHPFNPAISSPWEAKSDWDIFNRLAMAVSKLAKDIDLEPINDIVATPLQHDTQQELAKPLGKIKDWSKDECEPIPGKTMPQIHVVERDFRLIHEKMKALGPNVKNQPMGTKGISWSVEDVYEKLKKVNGTIKDGIGDGCPDISNAFKASEAVLMLSSTTNGKLAVRAWESLEKQTDLHLRDLAEEREEECFNFEQITAQPKTVITSPAFSGSEKGGRRYSPFTTNIERLIPFRTITGRQSFYIDHEMMSEFGENLATFKPILQHQPFTDRRPSVKGKEITLNYLTPHNKWSVHSMYFDSQPMLTLFRGGPTVWMNKDDAEDAEIGDNDWIECFNRNGVVVARAVVSHRIPRGMAFMHHAQDRHINVPGTKLTQNRGGTHNSPTKIHVKPTHMIGGYAQLSYGFNYYGPTGNQRDLNVVIRKLEEVDWLED, from the coding sequence ATGTCACGAAAAAGATCACCATTAACTAATCGGTTACGCTACTTTTCTCCCACCGAAAAACTGAATGATAACCATAGTGAAGTTCGCGAAGGAAATCGTGAATGGGAAGATGTTTATAGGAGAAGATGGCAATATGACAAGGTCATTAGATCCACTCACGGTGTGAACTGTACTGGCTCATGTAGCTGGAACATTTTTGTTAAAGATGGAATCGTTACATGGGAAGGTCAAAATTTAAATTACCCTACTACAGGACCAGACATGCCTGACTTTGAACCACGAGGTTGTCCACGTGGTGCCAGCTTCTCATGGTATATATATAGCCCATTACGAGTGAAATACCCATACATCAGAGGAGTCTTATTACTCATGTGGCGTGAAGCGCTTCAAGCACATTCCAACCCTCTTGAAGCATGGAAAAGTATCATTGAAGATAAAGAAAAAGCGAAGCAATATAAAGAAGCAAGAGGAAAAGGTGGATTTATGCGAGCAGACTGGGAAGAAGCATCCATGCTAGTTGCTGCCTCCCTTCTCTATACGGTTTTAAAATATGGACCTGACCGCAATATTGGCTTCTCTCCAATTCCAGCAATGTCTATGCTTAGTTATGCTGGTGGATCAAGGTTCATGCATCTGATGGGTGCACCTATGTTAAGCTTTTATGATTGGTATGCAGATTTACCGCCTGCATCCCCACAAATTTGGGGTGATCAAACGGATGTACCAGAAAGCAGTGATTGGTATAATTCAAGCTACATTATTACATGGGGATCAAATATTCCTTTAACTCGCACACCTGATGCTCATTTTCTAGCGGAAGCACGGTACCGTGGGGCGAAAGTAATTTCTTTGAGTCCAGACTATGCTGAATCAACCAAATTTGCGGATGATTGGTTAAGTGTGAAACAAGGTACCGATGGTGCAATTGCTATGGCAATGGGTCATGTCATCTTGAATGAATTCTATGTGCAAAATCAAGTAAATTATTTCTCTAATTATGTGAAGAAATACACAGACTTTCCTTTTCTTGTAACATTAAAGAAACAAGATGAAGGATTTATTGCCGACCGATTTTTAAATGCCAACGATATTGGTAGATCCACTAAAAATGGTGAATGGAAGCCTGTTCTCATGAATGACAGGTCACAAAAAATTGCTGTTCCAAATGGCACAATGGGTTCTCGCTGGGAAAACAACAGAAAATGGAATTTGCACCTACAGGATGAGGACTCTAATGAAGTGATCGATCCTAGACTTTCATTACTTGGAATAGAAGAAAAATGTGTAAAGCTATTTATCCCTTACTTTGGTGAAGGTGACACAAATGTTTTGGAGCGCGTCGTCCCTATTCAAACGATAAAGCATGACGGAGAAACCATTTATTACACCACTGTCTATGATTTAATGCTGGCAAACTATGGAATCGACAGAGGAATCGGTGGCATAGTTGCAAAAAGTTACGATGAGGATGTGCCCTTTACTCCAAAATGGCAAGAGAAGATTACTGGTGTGAAAAGTGAGCAAATCATTAAGATTGCCCGTGAGTTTGCCCAAAATGCCATCGATACGAATGGAAGATCAATGATCATTGTCGGCGCTGGAATAAACCATTGGTTTCATTCTGATACAATTTATCGAGCTGTTCTGAATCTCGTTCTTCTCGTTGGAGCAGAAGGCGTTAACGGTGGAGGTTGGGCCCATTATGTAGGTCAAGAAAAATTACGTCCTGTTGAAGGCTGGCAAACTATTGCAATGGCACGTGATTGGCAAGGACCACCTAGATTACAGAATGGTACTTCCTTCTTTTACTTTGCAACCGATCAGTGGCGCTATGAAGATATACCAGTTTCAACCCAAGTATCACCTGTATATGGGAAGCCTAGATATGAGCATAACGCTGATTATAATGTAATGGCAGCAAGACTAGGCTGGCTCCCTTCGTATCCAACCTTCAATGCAAACAGTTTGGAACTATATAAACAAGCAAAAAATGCAGGGAATCATACAGAATCTGAAATTGCACAATATATCGCCAAACAATTAAAGCATCGAAAATTACAATTTTCTATTGAAGATCCAGATAATGAAGTGAATTTTCCCCGCAATTTAATTGTATGGCGTGCCAATTTAATTTCAAGTTCCGGAAAAGGACATGAATATTTTTTAAAGCACTTATTAGGTGCAACAAATGGTCTATTAAATGATGATTCAGATAGTATTAGGCCAGAAGAAATCCATTGGCGCGATCAAGCACCGGAGGGGAAACTAGACTTGCTGATTAATTTAGATTTTCGAATGGCTGGAACTGCACTTTATTCTGATGTAGTCCTGCCGGCTTCAACATGGTATGAAAAACATGATTTGAGCAGTACAGACATGCATCCCTTCGTTCATCCGTTTAATCCGGCAATCTCCTCACCTTGGGAGGCAAAATCTGATTGGGATATTTTTAATAGACTTGCAATGGCAGTTTCTAAGCTTGCTAAAGATATTGATTTAGAACCTATTAATGATATCGTTGCTACTCCATTGCAGCACGATACTCAACAAGAACTAGCAAAGCCATTAGGAAAAATAAAAGATTGGTCTAAGGATGAATGCGAACCAATACCAGGCAAAACGATGCCACAAATTCATGTGGTTGAACGAGATTTTCGTCTCATCCATGAAAAAATGAAAGCTCTTGGCCCAAATGTTAAAAATCAACCAATGGGTACAAAAGGAATTTCCTGGTCTGTTGAAGATGTATACGAAAAGTTAAAAAAAGTTAATGGAACCATTAAGGATGGCATTGGAGATGGATGTCCAGATATTAGCAATGCTTTTAAAGCTTCTGAAGCTGTTCTCATGCTCTCCTCTACCACAAACGGAAAGCTTGCAGTGAGAGCATGGGAATCTTTAGAAAAGCAAACGGATTTACATTTACGTGATTTAGCAGAAGAGCGTGAGGAAGAATGCTTTAATTTTGAACAAATTACAGCTCAACCGAAAACCGTCATTACCTCCCCCGCTTTTAGCGGATCTGAAAAAGGTGGCAGACGTTACTCACCATTTACGACTAATATTGAAAGATTGATTCCTTTTAGGACGATTACGGGTAGACAATCCTTCTATATTGACCATGAAATGATGAGCGAATTCGGAGAAAACCTAGCTACGTTTAAACCAATTTTGCAACATCAACCATTTACAGATAGACGTCCATCAGTTAAAGGAAAAGAAATTACATTAAATTATTTAACACCACATAATAAATGGTCTGTTCATAGTATGTACTTCGATTCCCAACCGATGTTAACTCTCTTCCGTGGTGGACCTACTGTTTGGATGAATAAGGATGATGCAGAAGATGCGGAAATTGGAGATAACGATTGGATCGAATGCTTTAATCGAAATGGAGTAGTTGTTGCACGTGCCGTTGTCTCACATCGTATTCCACGAGGGATGGCCTTTATGCATCATGCACAGGATCGGCATATTAATGTTCCTGGTACAAAGCTAACCCAAAATCGAGGTGGTACACATAATAGCCCTACGAAAATTCATGTTAAACCTACACATATGATTGGCGGGTATGCTCAACTAAGTTATGGATTTAATTACTATGGACCAACTGGTAACCAAAGGGATTTAAATGTAGTTATTCGTAAGTTAGAGGAGGTTGATTGGCTTGAAGATTAA
- a CDS encoding Crp/Fnr family transcriptional regulator — MEQKPIKPTHSIKINELIKFSEKTIKITKGNYLFQEGMTAEGLYIIISGKVQISKITSDGQELTFRICSQDDIVGEAILFSYSSRYLLTAKVIEDGEVALIRKDILEDELFKNSSLAFEFMKWMSDQYRKTQTKFRDLILHGKKGALFSTLIRMTNSYGVQQRNGILIDLPITNQELANFCGTSRESVNRALSELKKDGILSTNKGKITIHNLQYLKDEICCEDCPAIYCNIE, encoded by the coding sequence ATAGAACAAAAACCAATTAAACCTACACATTCCATTAAAATAAATGAATTAATCAAGTTTTCGGAAAAAACGATAAAAATAACGAAGGGAAATTATTTATTTCAAGAAGGAATGACAGCAGAAGGTCTCTATATCATCATCTCCGGAAAGGTTCAAATAAGTAAGATTACTTCAGACGGGCAAGAATTAACCTTTAGAATATGTAGTCAGGATGATATTGTAGGTGAAGCGATTCTTTTTTCTTATTCTTCAAGATACCTATTAACTGCTAAGGTGATTGAGGATGGCGAAGTAGCTCTCATCAGAAAAGATATATTAGAGGATGAACTGTTTAAAAATAGCTCACTTGCCTTTGAATTTATGAAATGGATGAGTGATCAATATCGGAAAACACAGACAAAATTTCGAGATCTTATTCTTCATGGTAAAAAAGGCGCTTTGTTTTCTACTTTAATTCGAATGACAAACAGTTATGGCGTACAACAGCGGAATGGGATTCTCATTGATTTACCCATTACAAATCAGGAACTGGCAAACTTCTGTGGTACCTCTCGGGAAAGTGTCAATCGTGCATTAAGCGAATTAAAAAAAGACGGGATCCTATCAACGAATAAAGGAAAAATCACTATTCATAATTTACAGTATTTAAAAGATGAAATTTGTTGTGAAGACTGTCCTGCAATCTATTGCAATATTGAATAA
- a CDS encoding nitrate/nitrite transporter encodes MHSGKKQLPLQTLSLIMGFMIWVILSSLMSFIKMDIALTDNQIALVTAVPVILGSLLRIPIGFWTNRFGSRALFTTSFILLIIPAVYISYANSFLDLIIGGLFIGIGGAVFSVGVTSLPKYFPKERHGFVNGIYGAGNIGTAITTFLAPVLAIKFGWQTTVQLYIILLLLFAVLNFIFGDKKEKRMKVSFSEQFRKVYDNQKLWFLSLFYFLTFGSFVAFTIYLPNFLVGHFGLDKVDAGFRTAGFIAIATFLRPVGGWLGDKFNSFKILICVFAGLTVAGLLLAFTPTLTLYSIGCIVIAIGAGIGNGTIFKLVPLYFSEQAGIVNGVVSAMGGLGGFFPPLILSFLFNMTGNYSIGFMALSQVALACLIIVVWMYHQEKLELSQNIVDHTIEGVMVTDLQGTITRVNPAFTMVTGYTMGEVIGKTPKIIQSGKHDKKFYEKMWVSIKTNGYWKGEIWNKRKNGEIYLEWLTISPVQNTAGETKYYVGMFTEIKHHKA; translated from the coding sequence ATGCATTCCGGAAAAAAACAATTACCACTTCAGACATTGAGTTTAATTATGGGCTTTATGATATGGGTTATCTTATCTTCTTTAATGTCGTTTATTAAAATGGATATTGCTTTAACAGATAACCAGATTGCCCTTGTAACGGCAGTTCCAGTTATTTTAGGATCATTATTAAGAATTCCCATTGGATTTTGGACAAATCGTTTTGGTTCACGAGCATTATTTACTACAAGCTTTATTCTTCTTATCATACCAGCCGTTTATATAAGCTATGCAAATAGTTTTTTAGATTTAATTATTGGAGGATTATTTATTGGGATTGGTGGAGCTGTGTTTTCGGTTGGAGTTACATCATTGCCTAAATATTTCCCCAAGGAAAGACACGGATTTGTTAATGGAATATATGGAGCGGGAAATATTGGAACAGCAATTACTACATTTTTAGCACCAGTACTTGCTATTAAATTTGGTTGGCAAACTACCGTTCAATTGTACATTATTTTACTTCTATTATTTGCCGTACTTAATTTTATCTTTGGGGATAAAAAAGAAAAAAGAATGAAAGTATCTTTCAGTGAACAGTTTAGAAAAGTATATGACAATCAAAAGCTTTGGTTTTTAAGTTTGTTTTACTTTTTAACTTTTGGATCTTTTGTAGCATTCACGATTTATTTACCGAACTTTTTAGTAGGGCATTTCGGATTAGATAAGGTAGATGCTGGATTTAGAACTGCCGGCTTTATTGCGATTGCAACATTTTTAAGGCCAGTAGGAGGATGGTTAGGAGATAAATTTAATTCCTTTAAAATATTAATATGTGTATTTGCGGGATTAACTGTAGCAGGGTTATTATTAGCCTTTACACCTACACTAACACTGTATTCTATTGGGTGTATAGTGATAGCCATTGGAGCAGGGATAGGAAATGGTACCATCTTCAAACTCGTTCCTCTTTATTTTTCTGAACAAGCGGGGATTGTCAATGGTGTCGTTTCCGCAATGGGGGGGTTAGGTGGTTTCTTTCCACCATTAATTCTTTCTTTCTTATTTAATATGACTGGAAATTATTCAATTGGATTTATGGCGCTGTCACAAGTCGCCCTTGCTTGTCTTATAATTGTCGTTTGGATGTATCATCAAGAAAAGCTTGAATTATCACAAAATATTGTTGATCATACCATTGAAGGAGTAATGGTAACAGATTTACAGGGGACTATCACAAGAGTAAATCCTGCCTTTACTATGGTAACAGGATATACGATGGGTGAGGTTATAGGAAAAACACCAAAAATTATTCAATCAGGAAAACATGATAAAAAATTTTATGAAAAGATGTGGGTATCTATTAAAACAAATGGTTATTGGAAAGGGGAGATTTGGAATAAAAGAAAAAATGGTGAAATATATTTAGAATGGTTGACAATTAGCCCTGTTCAAAATACAGCGGGTGAAACAAAATATTATGTGGGAATGTTTACTGAAATTAAACATCATAAAGCTTAA
- the moaA gene encoding GTP 3',8-cyclase MoaA, giving the protein MDEIIRDQLNRPLHDLRISVTDRCNFRCSYCMPAEVFGPDYAFLPKDQVLSFEEIERLANIFARLGVKKIRLTGGEPLLRQNLQDLIRKLVNINGITDIGLTTNGVFLSKHAESLYQAGLRRLNISLDALNDEVFQALNGRGVSSKIVLKGIDAALKAGFHIKINMVVQKGVNDQEIIPMARYFREKGVTLRFIEFMDVGNSNGWNFERVIPKKEIYHMLSQEFDLEPVDEAYFGEVAKRYKYKDKQAEIGFITSVSESFCTSCTRARISADGKLYTCLFAGKGFDLKSMLRNKSSNEFIQSQIISIWNHRNDRYSDERMSNGNAKKNKIEMSYIGG; this is encoded by the coding sequence ATGGACGAAATAATCAGAGATCAATTGAATCGACCATTACATGATCTGAGAATTTCTGTAACAGATCGTTGTAATTTTCGCTGTAGCTACTGTATGCCTGCAGAGGTGTTTGGTCCAGATTATGCTTTTCTACCGAAAGATCAAGTATTATCTTTTGAAGAAATTGAACGATTAGCGAATATATTTGCTAGATTAGGTGTGAAGAAAATCCGGTTAACAGGTGGGGAGCCACTGCTTCGACAAAATCTCCAAGATCTCATTAGGAAATTAGTCAATATAAACGGAATAACTGATATTGGTTTAACGACAAATGGAGTTTTTCTTTCAAAGCATGCTGAAAGCTTATATCAAGCTGGCTTGAGACGGTTAAATATAAGTCTTGATGCATTAAATGATGAAGTATTTCAAGCGTTAAATGGTCGAGGTGTCAGTTCAAAAATTGTCTTAAAAGGAATTGATGCAGCGCTAAAAGCAGGTTTTCATATAAAAATAAATATGGTTGTTCAAAAAGGAGTGAATGATCAAGAAATTATTCCTATGGCAAGATATTTTCGAGAAAAAGGTGTCACACTAAGATTTATCGAGTTTATGGATGTCGGTAATTCAAATGGATGGAATTTCGAACGGGTCATACCGAAAAAAGAAATATATCACATGCTATCGCAGGAATTTGATTTAGAACCAGTGGATGAAGCTTATTTTGGAGAAGTTGCTAAACGCTATAAATATAAAGATAAACAAGCAGAAATTGGTTTTATAACTTCGGTTTCCGAATCTTTTTGTACAAGTTGTACAAGAGCTAGAATATCAGCAGACGGAAAGTTGTACACCTGTTTATTTGCCGGAAAAGGATTTGATTTGAAGTCTATGCTCCGCAATAAAAGTAGTAATGAATTTATACAATCTCAAATTATCTCTATTTGGAATCATCGAAACGATCGGTATTCTGATGAGCGCATGAGCAATGGAAATGCAAAGAAAAATAAAATAGAAATGTCCTATATTGGAGGATAG
- the glp gene encoding gephyrin-like molybdotransferase Glp yields MVERRKPIRIKDAIELVMEWKCRGEIEWVSIDECDDRFLGEDICADHDVPPFNRSPYDGFAIRSKDTYLANQSNPIQFEIIDEIGAGQVSFKNIGPFQAIRIMTGAAIPTGADCVIMLELVKEIQINHKNYISIKRKLKPGENISFQGEDAKQGQTLIEKGMMINPGVKALLATFGYDKVPVIRKPVVGVIATGTELLKVNEPLVPGKIRNSNGYMVESQILRSGAIYKRYENQVDEIESLLSVVKQALDECDLVITTGGVSVGDYDLLPHIYEKLGAKVLFNKIAMRPGSVTTVANCKGKLLYGLSGNPSACYVGFELYVRPIIRYWLYSQKPYLRKAKARLQTDFPKANPFNRFVRSKLTYEGDRCLVEPVGLDKSNVVTSIAWADCLMVLPGSTRGYSKDDLVDILLIDDQIGSEEPWIEIERSTKL; encoded by the coding sequence ATGGTGGAACGACGCAAGCCTATTAGAATAAAAGATGCGATTGAGTTAGTCATGGAATGGAAATGCAGAGGGGAGATTGAATGGGTTTCAATTGATGAATGTGATGATCGATTTTTAGGTGAAGATATTTGTGCAGATCATGATGTTCCACCATTTAATCGATCACCCTATGATGGCTTTGCCATTCGTTCAAAGGACACCTATTTGGCAAATCAAAGTAATCCTATTCAATTTGAAATTATTGATGAAATCGGTGCTGGACAGGTTAGTTTTAAAAATATTGGTCCGTTTCAGGCCATCCGTATCATGACTGGTGCGGCTATTCCGACTGGTGCTGATTGTGTCATTATGCTTGAACTGGTAAAGGAAATACAAATAAATCATAAGAATTATATTTCGATTAAGAGGAAACTAAAACCGGGTGAAAATATTTCCTTTCAAGGTGAGGATGCTAAACAAGGACAAACCTTGATAGAAAAAGGGATGATGATTAATCCTGGAGTAAAAGCATTGTTAGCAACATTTGGATATGACAAAGTTCCTGTTATTAGAAAACCAGTGGTAGGCGTTATTGCTACAGGAACTGAACTACTTAAGGTGAATGAGCCATTAGTACCTGGAAAGATTCGTAATAGTAATGGGTACATGGTAGAATCACAAATACTTCGGTCAGGTGCCATATATAAAAGATATGAAAACCAGGTAGATGAAATAGAATCACTATTAAGTGTGGTAAAACAAGCTTTAGATGAATGCGATTTGGTCATAACAACTGGCGGCGTTTCTGTCGGTGATTATGATTTGCTACCGCACATATATGAGAAACTAGGAGCAAAAGTTCTATTCAATAAAATTGCAATGAGACCGGGAAGTGTAACAACTGTAGCAAATTGCAAGGGGAAATTATTGTACGGATTATCAGGAAATCCTTCTGCATGTTATGTAGGTTTCGAATTATATGTTCGACCTATTATTCGTTATTGGTTGTATTCACAAAAGCCATATTTAAGGAAAGCGAAGGCGAGATTACAAACAGATTTTCCAAAGGCAAATCCATTTAATCGATTTGTAAGAAGTAAACTTACTTATGAGGGTGATCGATGCTTAGTTGAACCGGTTGGATTAGATAAATCGAATGTAGTCACTTCAATCGCTTGGGCCGATTGCTTAATGGTATTGCCAGGAAGCACAAGAGGCTATTCAAAGGATGATCTAGTGGATATCTTACTAATAGACGATCAAATAGGAAGTGAAGAACCATGGATAGAGATAGAAAGGTCTACCAAATTGTAG
- the mobB gene encoding molybdopterin-guanine dinucleotide biosynthesis protein B: protein MDRDRKVYQIVGFQNSGKTTLMESIINYWSKHDLKVGTIKHHGHGGKPRKRVAEKDTDKHLNAGASIVACEGEGELVLLKQNLNWSLVDIIQFYENFSLDFILIEGYKYEDYPKAVLIRGEEDTYLLDQLSNIQAILTWVPLKNTYPYKIFSIKQKEEFIKWLFTQYN, encoded by the coding sequence ATGGATAGAGATAGAAAGGTCTACCAAATTGTAGGGTTTCAAAATAGTGGAAAAACCACATTAATGGAAAGCATTATAAATTACTGGAGTAAACATGATCTTAAGGTAGGAACGATAAAGCATCACGGCCATGGGGGGAAACCAAGAAAGAGAGTGGCTGAAAAAGATACGGACAAGCATTTAAACGCTGGAGCAAGCATTGTTGCGTGTGAAGGAGAAGGGGAGTTAGTACTACTTAAGCAAAATCTAAATTGGTCACTAGTAGATATTATTCAATTTTACGAGAACTTTTCACTCGATTTCATTTTGATTGAAGGGTATAAGTATGAGGATTATCCGAAAGCCGTATTAATAAGAGGTGAGGAAGATACTTACCTACTAGATCAGTTGAGCAATATTCAAGCTATTCTTACATGGGTGCCTTTGAAAAATACCTACCCTTATAAAATTTTTTCAATAAAACAAAAGGAAGAATTTATTAAATGGCTTTTTACTCAATATAATTAG
- the ric gene encoding iron-sulfur cluster repair di-iron protein produces the protein MMSPFTIDNKVGEVVTVFPKASDIFKSNRIDFCCGGNLTIKEAAAKQMISAEQLITQLNMLYRQSNPNKDYINWKEKSFSHIVHYIEETHHQYLKEELPQLTPYITKIYKVHGNKHHQVEKVKTLFQQLKTELLEHLMLEENTQFPLIEEYDRHPTHETLERAVSQLDRLEKDHQNVGNILKELRKVTNNYHLPEGACRTFQLVYKRLEHLEEDTLSHIHIENNILFKRLFNLYA, from the coding sequence ATCATGTCACCATTTACTATTGATAACAAAGTAGGTGAAGTGGTTACTGTTTTTCCAAAAGCTAGTGATATTTTCAAATCAAACCGCATTGATTTTTGCTGTGGTGGTAATCTTACGATTAAAGAAGCGGCTGCTAAACAAATGATTTCCGCAGAGCAATTAATTACACAATTAAATATGTTGTACAGGCAGTCGAATCCTAATAAAGATTACATCAATTGGAAAGAAAAGAGCTTCAGCCATATCGTCCATTATATTGAAGAAACACATCATCAATATTTAAAGGAAGAGTTACCTCAGCTTACCCCCTATATTACAAAGATCTATAAAGTACATGGTAACAAGCATCATCAAGTTGAAAAAGTAAAAACTTTGTTTCAGCAATTAAAAACTGAGCTTTTAGAACATTTAATGCTAGAAGAAAACACACAGTTTCCTTTAATAGAAGAATATGATCGTCATCCAACTCATGAAACACTCGAAAGAGCTGTTTCGCAATTAGATCGTTTAGAAAAGGATCATCAAAATGTAGGTAACATATTAAAAGAATTAAGAAAGGTTACAAATAACTATCACTTACCAGAAGGAGCTTGTAGGACCTTCCAACTCGTATATAAACGACTTGAGCATTTAGAAGAAGACACATTGAGCCATATTCATATAGAAAATAATATCTTATTTAAGCGACTTTTTAATCTATATGCTTAA
- a CDS encoding YkuS family protein yields the protein MAKIGVEQSLSNVSQALKEKGYDVVELKNENDAKGCDCCVVTGGDNNVMGIQDVIIDGSVIDATGLSAEEICKHVESRLP from the coding sequence GTGGCAAAAATTGGAGTAGAACAATCATTATCAAATGTTTCACAAGCACTTAAAGAAAAGGGTTATGATGTTGTCGAATTAAAAAATGAAAATGATGCAAAAGGTTGCGATTGTTGTGTAGTCACTGGTGGTGACAACAATGTGATGGGTATTCAAGATGTAATTATTGATGGTTCAGTTATTGATGCAACTGGTCTTTCTGCTGAAGAAATCTGCAAGCATGTAGAAAGTAGACTACCATAA
- a CDS encoding YuzL family protein produces MGKRKKDPSKTGLSNPNVKGQGTTTVETGEIKADASRKKHGR; encoded by the coding sequence ATGGGCAAACGAAAAAAAGATCCATCAAAAACAGGATTAAGTAACCCAAATGTGAAAGGGCAAGGAACAACTACGGTAGAAACTGGAGAAATCAAAGCGGATGCTTCTCGCAAAAAACACGGAAGATAA